One window from the genome of Candidatus Rhabdochlamydia sp. T3358 encodes:
- the rplF gene encoding 50S ribosomal protein L6: MSRLGKMPISLAGKKIDIKIQNGRIEVKGPKGELSIPAIKGILVKIENDLLFVLKDEQIEVHNKDYGLARALINNMIIGVSAGFEKRLKLEGVGYRAQIKGNMLDLQIGRSHPTELLIPEGIKVTVEKGVLIVVEGISKFLVGHFAAEIRAEKKPEPYKGKGIRYEKEHVRKKAGKAAKGKTG, translated from the coding sequence ATGTCACGTCTTGGGAAAATGCCAATCTCACTTGCCGGAAAAAAAATAGATATTAAGATCCAAAATGGACGAATTGAAGTAAAAGGTCCTAAAGGTGAATTATCCATTCCTGCAATTAAAGGGATTTTGGTAAAAATAGAAAACGATCTTTTATTTGTCTTAAAAGATGAGCAAATAGAAGTACACAACAAAGACTACGGTTTAGCTAGAGCTTTGATCAATAATATGATTATAGGTGTAAGTGCTGGATTTGAAAAAAGATTAAAGCTAGAAGGCGTTGGGTATCGTGCTCAAATTAAGGGAAATATGCTTGATTTGCAAATTGGGCGCTCTCATCCTACAGAACTTTTGATTCCAGAAGGAATTAAAGTAACAGTGGAAAAAGGGGTGCTAATTGTTGTTGAAGGAATAAGCAAATTTCTAGTAGGGCATTTTGCTGCTGAAATACGCGCAGAAAAAAAACCTGAACCTTATAAAGGCAAGGGAATCCGCTATGAGAAAGAGCATGTGCGCAAAAAAGCTGGTAAAGCAGCAAAGGGAAAAACAGGTTAA
- the rplE gene encoding 50S ribosomal protein L5, translated as MSRLHKRYKEVVKKELQNKFKYSNLMLIPQLKKIIISMGIAEASKDKNAMQACVKEMALLSGQKPILTKSRRAIANFKLREKQPIGIKVTLRKKRMYDFLDRFCHIVSPRIRDFRGFEPKCDGRGNYSLGIQDQQIFPEVILDEVKRTQGMNITLVTSAKTDKECFELLTSLGLPFKTAE; from the coding sequence ATGTCTAGATTACATAAGCGCTATAAAGAAGTTGTAAAAAAAGAACTGCAAAACAAGTTTAAGTATTCCAACTTGATGCTTATTCCTCAGCTAAAGAAAATTATAATTAGCATGGGAATAGCAGAAGCTTCTAAAGATAAAAATGCGATGCAAGCTTGCGTCAAGGAAATGGCATTGTTATCAGGACAGAAGCCGATTTTGACAAAATCACGTCGAGCAATTGCTAACTTTAAATTACGTGAAAAGCAACCGATTGGAATAAAGGTTACTCTTAGAAAAAAGAGGATGTATGATTTCCTTGATCGTTTTTGTCACATTGTTTCTCCTCGTATCCGAGATTTTCGTGGTTTTGAACCTAAATGCGATGGTAGAGGAAATTATTCTTTAGGAATCCAAGATCAGCAGATTTTTCCAGAAGTGATCTTAGATGAAGTAAAGAGAACGCAAGGAATGAACATCACACTTGTGACGTCCGCAAAAACTGATAAAGAGTGTTTCGAGCTATTAACATCACTTGGACTTCCATTTAAAACAGCAGAATAA
- the rpsM gene encoding 30S ribosomal protein S13, protein MPRIIGVDIPGGKRLEISFTYIYGIGRPESKKLCARLGLDPNMRADNLTEDDIARASAELQSNCIVEGDLRRQVQGNIKRLISIHCHRGMRHRLGLPVRGQRTRSNARTRKGKRKTVANKKK, encoded by the coding sequence ATGCCTAGAATAATTGGAGTCGATATCCCAGGTGGGAAGCGGCTAGAAATTAGCTTCACGTATATTTATGGTATTGGTCGTCCAGAATCAAAAAAACTTTGCGCCAGGCTAGGATTAGATCCTAATATGAGGGCAGATAATTTGACAGAAGATGACATTGCAAGGGCTAGTGCTGAATTGCAATCTAACTGCATAGTTGAAGGGGATCTTCGTCGCCAAGTTCAAGGAAATATTAAAAGATTGATTAGTATTCATTGCCATCGAGGAATGCGTCATCGTTTAGGTCTTCCTGTTCGTGGCCAACGTACACGCTCTAATGCGCGTACTAGAAAAGGAAAGAGAAAAACAGTAGCGAACAAAAAGAAATAG
- the rpsH gene encoding 30S ribosomal protein S8, whose protein sequence is MMSLSDPIADLLTRIRNAKSARHRFVVFRPSKVKLAVIKVLQENGFVGECLVNEEKREARLFLKYANGREPVLKGLKRMSSPSARQYVGYLEIPIVYGGMGVAIVSTSKGIRDGKAARRDRLGGELLCVVW, encoded by the coding sequence ATCATGTCATTAAGTGATCCAATCGCAGATTTGCTAACAAGAATTCGTAATGCAAAAAGTGCTCGTCATCGCTTTGTTGTTTTTAGACCCAGTAAAGTAAAACTAGCGGTTATAAAAGTATTGCAAGAGAATGGGTTTGTTGGTGAGTGTCTTGTCAATGAAGAGAAAAGAGAAGCAAGACTTTTTTTAAAGTATGCTAATGGAAGGGAGCCTGTGTTAAAGGGTTTAAAACGCATGTCTTCTCCTTCTGCAAGGCAGTACGTTGGTTATCTTGAAATTCCAATTGTTTATGGTGGAATGGGAGTTGCAATTGTGTCTACTTCTAAGGGTATTCGCGATGGTAAAGCCGCTCGAAGAGATCGACTCGGCGGTGAGTTATTATGTGTGGTTTGGTAA
- the rplR gene encoding 50S ribosomal protein L18: MFNELQSRNTKRKRRSLRVRKQVRGSSDKPRLSVFKSLKHICAQLIDDEKGITLASASTYTPLLRQKNLGKKSKQAAREVGILLANAAKQKNIQCVVFDRGHHKYHGLLAELAEAARQSGLQF; the protein is encoded by the coding sequence ATGTTTAATGAATTGCAAAGTCGAAATACAAAAAGAAAAAGACGAAGTTTGCGTGTCAGAAAACAGGTGCGCGGCTCTAGTGATAAGCCTCGACTTTCTGTATTTAAATCGCTAAAACACATTTGTGCACAGTTAATCGATGACGAAAAGGGAATCACTCTTGCAAGTGCAAGTACATATACACCGCTTTTACGTCAAAAGAATTTGGGCAAAAAAAGTAAACAAGCTGCGCGAGAAGTGGGTATTTTATTAGCAAATGCTGCTAAACAAAAAAATATTCAATGCGTTGTATTTGATCGTGGTCATCATAAATATCATGGATTGCTAGCAGAGCTTGCAGAAGCTGCACGTCAGTCAGGGTTACAATTTTAA
- a CDS encoding DNA-directed RNA polymerase subunit alpha gives MAIKYGKFELPSKIKLDETSRSKTFARFIAEPFERGFGHTVGNALRRIMLSSLEAPAIVSVRIEDVPHEYMAIDGVIEDMTTIVLNFKSALLRKLPTDEELESRELKQISKMLDITPEMLEKNNGQYAVTLHDLLGESEFDIFNPDLVIFTVTKPMMRRVDLKVAIGRGYVPAERHPIQENVIDEILLDSAFSPVRLVNYFVENTRVGQDTDFDRLILEVTTDGRISPEEALTFATQIGILHFEVFDELNVDILSFDQGEIKLNTDKDALMAKLALKINEIELSVRSSNCLSLACIDTIAELVVMPEPELLRFRNFGKKSLNEIKDKLKGMGLWLGMTKEDLGMDLHKDNVKEVVQEYLSKKAGHQT, from the coding sequence ATGGCCATTAAATATGGCAAATTTGAGTTGCCGTCAAAGATTAAGCTTGATGAAACGAGCCGTTCTAAGACATTTGCTCGTTTTATTGCAGAGCCGTTTGAAAGAGGTTTTGGACACACTGTTGGAAATGCTTTGCGGAGAATCATGCTCAGCTCCTTAGAAGCTCCTGCTATTGTTTCCGTACGTATCGAAGACGTTCCTCATGAATATATGGCAATTGATGGCGTAATAGAAGATATGACAACAATTGTGTTGAATTTTAAAAGTGCTCTTTTACGCAAATTACCAACAGATGAAGAACTAGAATCTCGTGAATTAAAGCAGATTTCCAAAATGCTGGATATTACACCAGAAATGCTTGAAAAAAATAATGGTCAATATGCAGTAACTCTGCACGATTTATTAGGGGAATCTGAGTTTGACATATTCAATCCAGACCTAGTGATTTTTACAGTCACTAAACCAATGATGCGTAGAGTTGACTTAAAAGTAGCAATTGGGCGTGGATATGTACCTGCTGAAAGGCATCCAATACAAGAAAATGTAATAGATGAGATTTTATTGGATTCTGCTTTTTCTCCTGTAAGATTGGTAAATTACTTTGTAGAAAATACACGTGTAGGTCAAGACACGGACTTTGATCGTTTAATTTTAGAAGTTACTACGGACGGGCGTATTTCTCCTGAGGAAGCACTTACTTTTGCAACGCAAATTGGGATTTTGCATTTTGAGGTTTTTGACGAATTGAATGTAGATATCTTAAGTTTTGATCAGGGAGAAATTAAACTTAATACAGATAAAGATGCTCTGATGGCTAAACTTGCGCTGAAAATTAATGAAATTGAGCTTTCTGTACGCTCAAGTAATTGTCTTTCTTTAGCTTGTATTGATACAATTGCAGAGCTGGTTGTTATGCCAGAACCTGAACTTTTAAGATTTAGAAATTTTGGAAAGAAATCTCTAAACGAAATTAAAGATAAATTAAAAGGGATGGGTCTTTGGCTAGGAATGACTAAAGAAGACCTTGGTATGGATCTTCATAAGGATAATGTCAAAGAAGTTGTACAGGAATACTTAAGTAAAAAGGCAGGGCATCAAACATGA
- the rpsK gene encoding 30S ribosomal protein S11: MVKKPTIVKNKKKMHRNVSSGIAHVLATFSNTIVSITDLAGNTIAWASAGRAGYTGSRKSSAFAANMAAEDAAKQAIAISGMKEVEVNLCGPGTGRESAVKGLRGGGLEVTFIRDVTPISFNGCRAPKRRRV; encoded by the coding sequence ATGGTTAAAAAACCAACCATTGTCAAAAATAAAAAGAAGATGCATCGCAATGTCTCATCAGGTATTGCTCATGTTTTAGCAACTTTTAGCAATACGATTGTTTCTATTACCGATTTAGCGGGGAATACAATTGCTTGGGCTTCTGCTGGTAGAGCTGGGTATACAGGTTCTCGTAAATCATCTGCTTTTGCAGCAAATATGGCAGCAGAAGATGCTGCAAAGCAAGCCATTGCAATTAGCGGAATGAAAGAAGTTGAAGTAAATCTTTGCGGACCTGGGACTGGAAGGGAATCTGCTGTAAAAGGGTTGCGCGGTGGTGGATTAGAAGTTACATTTATTAGGGATGTAACCCCTATATCTTTCAATGGATGTCGTGCACCTAAAAGACGAAGAGTGTAA
- the rpsE gene encoding 30S ribosomal protein S5 — MEQNKRRAEEFGTEFEDKVLYVNRCCKAVKGGKKFSFSALVLVGDRQGRIGFGFAKANEVSDAIRKATESARKNIFTFEMEGSTIPHEVLVDWDGCTVLLKPARDGTGVIAGSKVRSVLELAGVKDVVAKIYGSNNPLNQVQATLTALEGLVNRQKNLVNRGLAS; from the coding sequence ATGGAACAGAATAAAAGACGCGCTGAGGAATTTGGAACGGAATTTGAAGACAAAGTTCTATACGTTAACCGCTGTTGTAAAGCGGTAAAAGGCGGAAAGAAATTTAGCTTTTCTGCACTAGTTCTTGTAGGCGATAGACAAGGTAGAATTGGTTTTGGTTTTGCTAAAGCAAATGAAGTATCAGACGCTATTCGTAAAGCAACAGAATCTGCTCGTAAAAATATCTTTACATTTGAAATGGAAGGGTCTACGATTCCGCATGAAGTTTTAGTAGATTGGGATGGTTGTACAGTTCTATTAAAACCAGCTCGAGATGGAACAGGTGTTATTGCAGGTTCAAAGGTTCGTTCTGTTCTAGAGCTTGCCGGAGTAAAAGATGTAGTTGCAAAAATCTATGGGTCTAATAACCCTTTAAACCAAGTGCAAGCAACATTAACGGCTTTGGAAGGTCTTGTAAATCGTCAAAAAAATCTAGTAAATAGAGGTTTAGCATCATGA
- the rplX gene encoding 50S ribosomal protein L24, producing the protein MSKWIKKGDTVVVISGNDKGKSGEVISRNKERILVQGVNVRKKHVKRQTKAPGAGIIEIETPIHISNVSLCNKENQPVKVKVRFTADGAKELFYLEGDKQIKFRQVKKHS; encoded by the coding sequence ATGAGTAAATGGATTAAAAAAGGTGATACTGTTGTTGTGATTTCAGGCAATGACAAAGGAAAGTCGGGTGAAGTGATTTCTCGAAATAAAGAGCGAATCTTAGTGCAAGGAGTAAATGTTCGTAAGAAGCATGTTAAGCGTCAAACGAAAGCTCCAGGTGCTGGAATTATTGAAATTGAAACGCCTATTCATATTTCCAATGTCTCTTTATGCAATAAAGAAAATCAGCCAGTTAAAGTTAAAGTACGCTTTACAGCTGATGGAGCTAAAGAGTTATTTTATTTGGAAGGGGATAAGCAAATTAAATTTCGCCAGGTTAAAAAACATTCATAA
- the secY gene encoding preprotein translocase subunit SecY — protein MAKIAKLLVIPDLRKKIFFTLLMLIACRIGSYIPVPGINGELAVQLFRSAAGGSQNLFQLMDIFSGGAFAQMTVIALGVMPYISSSIIMQLVMALVPTMQREIKENPESGKRKLGRWTRTLTLFLAFFQSGLFGRFAVQLNAGTPGIIASEIMDVQFLGIPWLFYLIVMTTMTTGTILLMWIGEQITEKGIGNGISLIITVGILSSLPSTLGSVMRQLNLDSQEPGQLTFSSLVILSIVFVLIIIGTILIIQGQRKIPLQYARRVVGRHEVQGGGNAYIPLKVNYAGVIPVIFASSLLMFPATIGQFIGANSWVGKCANAISPGSWLYMVIFVMLIIFFTYFWTATQFHPEQIASDMKKNGAFIPGIKQGRSTQDYLELTMNRITFAGAIFLSMIAILPTIIGKLLHVDASITYFFGGTSLLILVGVILDTSKQIESHLLMKRYEGFMKRSRLRGR, from the coding sequence ATTGCAAAAATAGCTAAATTGCTTGTTATACCTGATCTTAGAAAAAAGATTTTTTTTACTCTTCTTATGTTAATTGCCTGTCGTATAGGTTCTTATATACCTGTGCCAGGTATTAATGGAGAGTTAGCTGTGCAGCTTTTTCGTAGCGCTGCAGGTGGTAGTCAAAATCTCTTTCAACTTATGGATATATTTTCTGGAGGAGCTTTTGCTCAAATGACTGTGATTGCCTTGGGGGTTATGCCTTACATATCTTCTTCGATCATTATGCAGTTAGTGATGGCACTTGTTCCTACTATGCAAAGGGAAATCAAAGAAAATCCAGAAAGCGGAAAACGCAAATTAGGACGCTGGACACGTACGCTTACTTTATTTTTAGCGTTTTTTCAATCAGGCTTGTTTGGAAGATTTGCTGTGCAATTAAATGCAGGAACACCTGGCATTATTGCAAGTGAGATTATGGATGTGCAATTTTTAGGAATTCCTTGGCTGTTTTATTTAATTGTAATGACAACTATGACTACCGGGACTATTCTTTTGATGTGGATTGGCGAACAAATTACGGAAAAAGGGATTGGTAATGGAATTAGTTTAATTATTACTGTTGGAATTCTTTCTTCTCTGCCGAGTACCTTGGGCTCTGTGATGCGTCAGCTCAATTTAGATTCTCAAGAGCCAGGACAGCTTACCTTCTCCTCATTAGTCATTTTGTCCATTGTTTTTGTTCTTATTATAATAGGAACTATTTTAATCATTCAGGGTCAAAGGAAGATTCCTCTTCAATATGCTAGACGAGTTGTAGGAAGGCATGAAGTGCAAGGGGGCGGGAATGCATATATTCCTTTGAAAGTAAACTATGCTGGAGTGATTCCTGTAATTTTTGCCTCTTCATTGTTAATGTTCCCTGCTACAATTGGACAATTTATAGGTGCTAATTCTTGGGTTGGGAAATGTGCAAATGCTATTTCACCAGGTAGTTGGCTATATATGGTTATCTTTGTAATGCTTATTATTTTTTTTACATACTTTTGGACTGCAACCCAGTTTCATCCTGAGCAAATTGCGTCTGATATGAAAAAAAATGGGGCTTTTATTCCTGGGATTAAGCAAGGAAGATCTACCCAAGATTACTTAGAATTAACGATGAATAGAATTACGTTTGCAGGAGCTATTTTTCTTTCAATGATTGCAATTTTACCAACGATCATTGGGAAACTACTACATGTAGATGCAAGTATTACCTATTTTTTTGGAGGGACCTCTTTGCTCATTCTCGTAGGTGTTATTTTAGATACCTCTAAGCAAATAGAATCTCACTTGTTAATGAAGCGCTATGAAGGATTTATGAAGAGAAGTCGACTAAGAGGAAGGTAG
- the rplO gene encoding 50S ribosomal protein L15, whose amino-acid sequence MITLSQLANTHRPKQKVQRVGRGVGSKRGKTCGRGNKGDKARQGYKYRFGHEGGQIPLYKKLPTRGFTNGRFASYVFAINLQMIEKLYQDGEIVSLNTLQEKGVAPRRVSGGLKILSNGELTKKVTIEARFFSQATEEKLKKQGISYQKITS is encoded by the coding sequence ATGATTACTTTATCGCAATTAGCTAACACTCATAGACCGAAGCAAAAAGTACAGAGAGTGGGACGGGGAGTTGGTTCGAAAAGAGGAAAGACCTGCGGTCGTGGTAATAAAGGTGATAAGGCTCGCCAAGGTTATAAGTACCGTTTTGGACATGAAGGAGGGCAAATTCCTTTATATAAAAAATTGCCTACTCGAGGTTTTACCAATGGGCGCTTTGCATCTTATGTATTTGCAATTAATCTGCAAATGATCGAAAAATTATACCAGGATGGAGAAATAGTTAGCTTAAATACTCTACAAGAAAAAGGTGTTGCACCCCGTAGAGTTTCTGGAGGATTAAAAATCTTATCCAATGGAGAGTTAACTAAAAAAGTTACCATTGAAGCGCGTTTCTTTTCTCAAGCAACAGAAGAGAAATTGAAAAAACAAGGTATTTCTTACCAAAAAATAACAAGCTAA